The genomic interval GCGCGGGTCGAGGTCGACGAGCGCAAGCGCGACCCCGTGGATTTCGCCCTCTGGAAGGCCACCAAGCCGGGCGAGCCGTCGTGGAAGAGCCCGTGGGGCGACGGCCGGCCCGGCTGGCACATCGAGTGCTCGGCGATGGCCATGCAGTATCTCGGCGAGACGCTCGACGTGCACGGGGGCGGCGAGGACCTGATCTTCCCGCACCACGAGAACGAGATCGCGCAGTCCGAGGCCGCCACCGGCAAGCCGTTCGCGCGATACTGGATGCACAACGGCTTCGTGAACCTGGACGACGAGAAGATGTCGAAGTCGCTCGGCAACACGCTCACCATCAAGGAGCTCGTCCGCCGCCACGATCCCGAGGCGCTGCGGCTGTATCTGCTGGGCACGCACTACCGGAACCCGCTCGAGTTCGCCGACGAGCGCATCACCGAGGCCGGTCGCGCGCTCGCCCGGCTGCGTTCGCTGAAGGACGAGGCCGAGCGTATCGCCGGGCGCGGAACCCCGGCGCCGGGCCCCGACGGCGGGCTGTTCGAGCAGGTCGCCGCCCATCGCGCGCGTTTCGAGGCGGCGATGGACGACGACTTCAACACGCCGCAGGCGCTGGGGGCCCTGTTCGACCTCGCCCGGGTCCTCCACACCGTGCGGGAACAGGTCGCCCAGGGCACCCTCGGCGCGGGGGCGTTCCTGCTCGGGGTGGGTGAGCTGGTGGTCCTGGCCCAGGTGCTGGGGCTGCTGGAAGGGACCGGCCGCCGGCCGGCCAGCCTGGACCCGCAAGTGAAGGCGCGCATCGAGTCGCTCGTCTACCTTCGGCAGGAGGCCCGCCGGCAGCGCGACTTCGGCGAGGCCGACCGGCTGCGGGAAGAGCTCTCCCGCCTGGGTGTCGTGCTGGAAGACACGCGCGACGGAACGATCTGGAAGCTCCCGTCATGACTCGCGAACGATTCGAGGACACGCGAGGCGGCAGTCCGCGCCTGGCGTCCGAGGACGAGCCTCGCCCCCTTTTCGGCCGGAACCCGGTCCTGGAGCTGCTCCGGGCCGGCGGCCGACGCGTGGAGGAGGTCGCCATCCTGGCGGAGGGCCGGGGGCCGGCGCTACACGAGCTTTTGGGCCTGGCCAAGCGGCAGGGGGTGAAGATCTCCTACCGGACGCGCGATCAGTTGAGCGCCATGGCCGGTGACCCTCACCACCAGGGCGTCGTGGCCCGGGTGGCGGGCGCCAGCTACGCCGCGCTGGCCGACATCCTGGAGATCCCGGCGGCTCGAGGGGAGGCCCCGTTCTTCCTGGCGCTCGACCAGGTTCAGGACCCTCGGAACCTCGGGGCGGTGCTCCGGACCGCGGAGGCCACCGGGGCGCATGGGGTCGTGGTGCCCAAGCACCATGCGGCCGGTCTCACCAGTGCTGCGGCCAAATCGGCGGTGGGCGCGGCCGGCCTGGTTCCGGTGGCCCGGGAGACGAACCTGGTTCATGCACTGGAAGTACTCAAAAAAGAAGGCGTGTGGACGATCGGAGCCGTCCCGGCCGGAGGGAGGCTCCCCTGGGAGACCGACCTGGCCGGCCCGGTCTGCCTGGTTCTGGGCGGTGAGGGAGAGGGGCTGCGGCCCCTGGTCGCCAAGAGTTGTGATCTCCTGGTGAGCCTGCCCATGCGGGGACGTCTCGCGTCGCTGAACGTCTCGGCCGCTGCCGCGGTTCTCTGCTACGAGGTGGTGCGTCAGAGGGCCCGAGAGAAAAATCTTGACAGAAAACCCTTGACTTGATGGGCCCTCAAACCTAGAGTGAAGTTTTGCGACTGCTGGCGTAGCTCAGGGGTAGAGCAACTGCCTTGTAAGCAGTGGGTCGGGGGTTCAAATCCTCCCGCCAGCGCCAGTACCGCCGGCCGGTCGCGCGGGCCAGCGCGACGAGACCCACGAAAGT from Candidatus Methylomirabilota bacterium carries:
- the cysS gene encoding cysteine--tRNA ligase; translated protein: MTTRAFNTQSRRKEDLVPRRGGELGVYVCGVTVYDVSHIGHGRSAIVFDVIRRYLRHRGHAVKFVKNFTDIDDKIIRRASQEGVAARDVSERYIAEYRTDMASLGVLPPDVEPKATEHIPQMIALIERLIRQGVAYPVDGDVYFEVRRFPGYGKLSGKNLEDLRAGARVEVDERKRDPVDFALWKATKPGEPSWKSPWGDGRPGWHIECSAMAMQYLGETLDVHGGGEDLIFPHHENEIAQSEAATGKPFARYWMHNGFVNLDDEKMSKSLGNTLTIKELVRRHDPEALRLYLLGTHYRNPLEFADERITEAGRALARLRSLKDEAERIAGRGTPAPGPDGGLFEQVAAHRARFEAAMDDDFNTPQALGALFDLARVLHTVREQVAQGTLGAGAFLLGVGELVVLAQVLGLLEGTGRRPASLDPQVKARIESLVYLRQEARRQRDFGEADRLREELSRLGVVLEDTRDGTIWKLPS
- the rlmB gene encoding 23S rRNA (guanosine(2251)-2'-O)-methyltransferase RlmB, which gives rise to MASEDEPRPLFGRNPVLELLRAGGRRVEEVAILAEGRGPALHELLGLAKRQGVKISYRTRDQLSAMAGDPHHQGVVARVAGASYAALADILEIPAARGEAPFFLALDQVQDPRNLGAVLRTAEATGAHGVVVPKHHAAGLTSAAAKSAVGAAGLVPVARETNLVHALEVLKKEGVWTIGAVPAGGRLPWETDLAGPVCLVLGGEGEGLRPLVAKSCDLLVSLPMRGRLASLNVSAAAAVLCYEVVRQRAREKNLDRKPLT